Proteins encoded by one window of Haematobia irritans isolate KBUSLIRL chromosome 2, ASM5000362v1, whole genome shotgun sequence:
- the Mob3 gene encoding MOB kinase activator 3, whose translation MALNGFLEFFQKGKTFRPKKRFTAGTIRYSLHKQAQASLQSGINLRQAVCLPEGENLNDWIAVHVVDFFNRINLIYGTVSEYCNETTCPTMSGGSRYEYLWADSENYKKPTSLPAPKYIELLMDWAEAQINNETVFPVSTDVPFPKTFPTLCRKILTRLFRVFVHVYIHHFDRIVSIGAEAHVNACYKHFYYFVKEFDLITTKELEPLHEMSSKICKD comes from the coding sequence ATGGCATTGAATGGCTTTTTAGAGTTCTTCCAAAAGGGAAAAACATTTAGACCAAAGAAGAGATTTACAGCGGGCACCATACGCTACTCTTTGCACAAACAAGCCCAGGCCAGTCTTCAGTCGGGTATTAATTTGCGGCAAGCCGTATGTCTCCCCGAGGGTGAAAATCTCAATGATTGGATAGCAGTGCATGTAGTTGATTTTTTCAATCGCATCAATCTTATATATGGTACAGTTTCGGAATATTGTAATGAGACGACATGTCCGACAATGAGTGGAGGGTCACGCTATGAATACCTATGGGCCGACTCGGAGAACTATAAAAAACCCACATCGTTGCCAGCACCCAAATATATTGAACTGCTAATGGATTGGGCAGAGGCACAGATAAATAATGAGACAGTATTTCCAGTATCGACTGATGTACCATTTCCAAAAACGTTTCCCACATTATGTCGTAAAATCTTAACACGTTTATTTCGAGTATTTGTCCACGTTTATATTCATCATTTTGATCGAATTGTCAGTATTGGAGCGGAGGCACATGTAAATGCTTGCTATAAgcatttctattattttgtgaAAGAATTTGATTTAATCACAACTAAGGAGTTGGAGCCATTACACGAAATgtcttcaaaaatttgtaaagattaa